The genomic stretch CAAGCCAAGCCTAAAGATCCCGCGAGACGCTCGATCTCGATGGCGATCGCTTCTGCGTGGGCGTGGTGCGCCATATGGCCGGCGCCGGCCAGTCGCAGCAGCCGTGCTTGCGGCATCGCCACGGCCAGGGCCTCGGCATGAATCGACGGCGGGACCACTGGATCGGCCGCGCCGACGACAATCGTGGTCGGAGCAGTGATGGCGCCATAGCGCGGCACGTGCGCGTTCAATTGGTCCCTTAATCCGGAGTATTCGCGCAAACTGGCGTGAAAACGCCGCGGCGTCAGCGCCAGAGCGAGGTGACTGCGCTGCGGATAGCAGCTCGGGGGTGTTTCAGGGCGGAATATCCGGGCCGTGAGGCGGCCGATCATCATCCACGACAAGATTGGTATCATAGTATAGGTCGCCAGCCGACCGATCACGACACCGGCCACGCGCTGGAACCAGGGCAGGCCGGTCGGTCTGGGGTGGGTCGTGGGGTTGATCAAAACCAGCCCATGGGTGGCCTCCGGATCGTCCAGCGCGTAGCGCAGCGCGATCAGGCCGCCGAAGGAATGTCCGACCACGATCAGGGGGCCGGCCTTTAGGCTCCGCATCAGGGCGCGGATCAGCGCCACCTGATAGGCCGGCGAGGCCAGGTCGCCGGGACCGGCTGCGCTAAAACCTTGCCCGGGCCGGTCGGGGATGATGACGCGGAAATGCCGCGCCAGGCGGTCGCCGAGCGCCATTCGCATGTCTTCCAGGCACAGATTGGCACCGTGCAGCAACAGCACGGCCGGCGAACCGGGTGGCAAGGGATTGGCCGCTGCCAGATCGGCCACATGCATGCGGACGCCATCGACGGCGACGATGCTGCCCCGCGGCGGAAACCGCGCCTCGAGCCAGCGCGTCAGCAGCCATGATGCGGCGGCCGCAGCGGCCAAGGCCACCAGCAGCGTGACGACGACGAGGAGCGCTGTAATCATCGGTATCCCCGCGGCATCTTGGTCTGACCCGGCAGCCGGACTTCCGCTGCCGGAGCGAAATTGCCGATGCGCGTGCAGCGGCGCAATTGATCTTTCGCCGCGATGTCACCCGGTCGCAGGCGATGCATGCGGCTTGCCGAGATGCCGGCCATGCGCCGCGCCCAGCCCGGCGGGCGGTGCGCCGTGAAGCGTTGACGCTTCATCGCCAGATAAATCCGGTTTGGCTGGAACCGGGTTCCGCCGGCGAAGTTAAAGCCTCGACCGCGCCGAGCCAGGATTGACCGGGCGCGCAATTCCCATCGGATCAAGACAGCAGTTTGCACAGGTGTGGCTTCGCATGGCCGGCCCGCTTTCGCAGTGCTGCGTGTCAACACTCATCAATCGGAGCGAACCAGATGCACATGTCGAACGAAGGACTTCTGATTACCCTGCTGGTCGGCCTGATCGCCGGTTGGCTCGCCGGCAAGATCGTGCGCGGCAGCGGCTTCGGGCTGATCGGCGACCTCATCGTCGGAATTCTCGGCGCCTTCTTCGGCAGTTGGCTGTTTCCCAAATTGGGAATCCACCTCGGCGTCGGCATGGTGTCGGCCATCATCAACGCTACGCTTGGTGCCGTGATCCTGCTGCTGATCGTGCGGCTGGTCGGCGGCGGCGGCTGGCGCCGACGCGGCTTCTGAGCAAGCGAATGGCCTCGCGGTTCGCACCGCGCACGTCAATTCGAACACGCTGGCCGGGCTCGCTCCGGCCAGCGCCATTGTCAAAGCCGCCGATCAAACGATCTGCGGCGAGGCCTTGTCGGTGACCTGGAAATATTTCCGCGCCAGCGCCACGATCTGCCCGTCCGTGGGATGATCGACGGTCTCGACCCCGGCAATCACGCTGTTGAGCTTCGGATTGTGTTGCTCGATGTATTTCACGAGATCGGTCTTGGTATGGGCGGGGCCGACAATGAGCACCGCGCCGGCATCCGCGATCGCATCCATCGCGGCCTTGAGGTAGTGCGGATCCTCGGCCTTGTGCTGCAGATGTTTGGTCGCATGGGCCGGATGAATGACGTCGCGCTCGGCCTCGGTGGCGCTGAAATGGAAGATCTTTGCTTCCTTGTGATCAATCCAGACCACGGCATGAAAATGATGGGCGTTCATGAATAGCTCCATTTGAGAAGGCCGAAAGCCCGATAGGGCAGATTCGAACCGTTACCCGCCCTTTCCAGATTGGGGCATGAGCTCGATCAATTCCGCCCACCGCCGCATGGCAAATGACCGCTTGCCATGCCCCCCGTAGGCGAAACGCGGACTGACCTGCGGCCGGCGCTGTCAGCGTTCGGCCGTCCTGGGCCGCCGTCCTTCGATCGGATAGGCCGGGTCGTTGTAGCCCGGCGTCGACGGATGGCCGCTGGCGACCAGGCGATCGATCAGCGCCTCGTCCTCGGCGGTGAAGCGATAGTCGAGTGCCTTGAGATAATCGTCCCATTGCGCCTCGGTGCGCGGCCCGGCGATCACCGCGCTGACAATTGAACTGTTCAGCACCCAGGCCACTGCGAACTGCCCGGCGGTGACGCCGACGGACTCGGCGTGGCGCTTGATCTCCTGCGCCAGCTTCAACGATTCCGGGCGCCATTCGGTCTGCATCATCCGCGCATCGTTGCGGCCGGCGCGGCTGTCCCTGTCGGGCGCGGCGTCGGGGGCGTATTTGCCGGTGAGTACGCCGCGCGCCAGCGGACTATAGGGCACGATGCCGAGGCCGTAAAAACCGCAGGCCGGAAAGTGCTCGACCTCCGGCATCCGGTTCATGGCGTTGTAATAGGGCTGACTAACCACCGGACGGTCGATGCCGAGCCGGTCGCAGATGTTGCAGATCTCGGCGACCCGCCAGGCGCGAAAATTCGACAGGCCGAAATAGCGCACCTTGCCTTGCCGGATCAGGTCACCCATCGCCCGCACCGTCTCGTCGAGCGGCGTGGTGTGGTCTTCCTTATGCAGGTAGTAGATGTCGATATAATCGGTGCCGAGCCGCCGCAGGCTATCCTCGGCTGCCTGCATCATCCAGCGTCGCGACAGGCCGGAGCGGTTCGGTCCGTCGCCGATCTGATTGGCGAGTTTGGTGGCGAGCACCCAATGCTGCCGGTTCGCGGCGATGGCGCGGCCGACGATGGTTTCCGACCCGCCGCTCGAATAGGCATCGGCGGTGTCGATAAAATTCACGCCGGCGTCGCGCGCCCTGTCGATGATACGCGCCGATGTCGGCTCGTCGGTGGCGCCGCCGAACATCATGGTTCCGAGACACAGCGGAGAGATTTTCAGGCCGCTGCGGCCGAGTTGACGGTATTGCATTTTCGCTCCTGACGAATCCGAATTGTCGCCCGATTCCATGACCAATCCTTTATCGGACGTCAAATCGCCAAGCCGGACGCTTGCGTTCGGCCTGGCGGAATCGCGCGGACTATTTCGTCTCCAGCTTGCACGCCGGATCGGGCGGCCCAAACGCCTGATCGCCGGGGATATGGGCGAGGATCTTGTAATAGTCCCACGGATATTTGGACTCCTCCGGCTTCTTCACCTGGACCAGCACCAGATCGTGCACCATCAGCCCGTCCTCGCGCAGCCTGCCGTTGCGGGAGAAAAAGTCCTCGATCGGTTTTTCCCGCATCTTGGCTGCGACCTTCAGCGGCTCATCGGTGCCGGTCGCCTTGACCGGATTGAGATAGGCGATCACCGAGGAATACACCCCCGCCTGCCACATCGTCGGCATCCGGTTCATCTTGGCGAAATAGCGTTTCGACCATTCGCGGGTCTTGTCGTCCATGTCCCAGTAGAACGAGGTGGTGAGCAGCAGGTCCTGCGCGGCCGGCAGGCCGAGCGAGTGGATGTCGGTGATCAGCGCCAGCAGCGCCGCCATCTGTTGGCCGCCCTTGATCACGCCGAATTCGCCGGCGGTCTTGATCTCGTTCATGTTGTTCGGTGGCCCGGCGGCGATGCCGATGATCTTCGCCTTGGAGGCTTGCGCCTGCAGCACGAAGGACGACAGGTCCGGAGTCGCGAAGGGCGGGCGGACGGCGCCAACCACCTTGCCGCCGTTCTTGATGATCACCGCGGAGGCATCGCGCTCCAGCGACAGACCGAAGGCATAGTCGTCGGTGATGAAGAACCAGCTGTCGCCGCCGCGCTTGACCACTTCCTGTGCGGTGCCGACCGCCAGCGCGCGGGTGTCGAATACCCATTGCATTGTATAGGGCGAACAGAATTTGCCGTGAAAATCCGCGGCTCCGGTCGAATGGGTGATGAACAGCCGCTTCTTTTCATTGGCGATGTTCTGCACCGCAAGGCCGACCGCCGACACCGGCACATCGACGATCAGATCGACCTGCTCGACATCGTACCAGCGCCGCGCCAAGGCGCTGCCGATATCCGGCTTGAGCTGATGGTCGCCGACGATCAGCTCGATTGGCTTGCCGAGCACCTTGCCGCCGAAATCGTCGATCGCCATCTGCGCGGCGGTGACTGAGCCTTGGCCGGTGGGGGTTGAGGCTGGTCCGTTCATATCGGTCAAGACGCCGATCTTGACCACATCGTCCGATAGCTGGGCGAAGGCGGTCGACGCCGACATCAGCGCAGCCGCAACTATTGCCGTCGCCGTTAGAATCCTGGCGAGCATTTGGGTCTCCTCCCGTCGAACCGGCCATTGTTGGCCGTGCTCTTTGATTGGGCTCAAACTTACACCATTCTCGACGCGCTGCAATTCGTTCGCCGGGT from Rhodopseudomonas sp. BAL398 encodes the following:
- a CDS encoding alpha/beta fold hydrolase → MITALLVVVTLLVALAAAAAASWLLTRWLEARFPPRGSIVAVDGVRMHVADLAAANPLPPGSPAVLLLHGANLCLEDMRMALGDRLARHFRVIIPDRPGQGFSAAGPGDLASPAYQVALIRALMRSLKAGPLIVVGHSFGGLIALRYALDDPEATHGLVLINPTTHPRPTGLPWFQRVAGVVIGRLATYTMIPILSWMMIGRLTARIFRPETPPSCYPQRSHLALALTPRRFHASLREYSGLRDQLNAHVPRYGAITAPTTIVVGAADPVVPPSIHAEALAVAMPQARLLRLAGAGHMAHHAHAEAIAIEIERLAGSLGLACGLAADAAL
- a CDS encoding ABC transporter substrate-binding protein — protein: MLARILTATAIVAAALMSASTAFAQLSDDVVKIGVLTDMNGPASTPTGQGSVTAAQMAIDDFGGKVLGKPIELIVGDHQLKPDIGSALARRWYDVEQVDLIVDVPVSAVGLAVQNIANEKKRLFITHSTGAADFHGKFCSPYTMQWVFDTRALAVGTAQEVVKRGGDSWFFITDDYAFGLSLERDASAVIIKNGGKVVGAVRPPFATPDLSSFVLQAQASKAKIIGIAAGPPNNMNEIKTAGEFGVIKGGQQMAALLALITDIHSLGLPAAQDLLLTTSFYWDMDDKTREWSKRYFAKMNRMPTMWQAGVYSSVIAYLNPVKATGTDEPLKVAAKMREKPIEDFFSRNGRLREDGLMVHDLVLVQVKKPEESKYPWDYYKILAHIPGDQAFGPPDPACKLETK
- a CDS encoding GlsB/YeaQ/YmgE family stress response membrane protein, with the translated sequence MHMSNEGLLITLLVGLIAGWLAGKIVRGSGFGLIGDLIVGILGAFFGSWLFPKLGIHLGVGMVSAIINATLGAVILLLIVRLVGGGGWRRRGF
- a CDS encoding aldo/keto reductase encodes the protein MQYRQLGRSGLKISPLCLGTMMFGGATDEPTSARIIDRARDAGVNFIDTADAYSSGGSETIVGRAIAANRQHWVLATKLANQIGDGPNRSGLSRRWMMQAAEDSLRRLGTDYIDIYYLHKEDHTTPLDETVRAMGDLIRQGKVRYFGLSNFRAWRVAEICNICDRLGIDRPVVSQPYYNAMNRMPEVEHFPACGFYGLGIVPYSPLARGVLTGKYAPDAAPDRDSRAGRNDARMMQTEWRPESLKLAQEIKRHAESVGVTAGQFAVAWVLNSSIVSAVIAGPRTEAQWDDYLKALDYRFTAEDEALIDRLVASGHPSTPGYNDPAYPIEGRRPRTAER